Proteins encoded in a region of the Populus alba chromosome 13, ASM523922v2, whole genome shotgun sequence genome:
- the LOC118053316 gene encoding blue copper protein 1a, with the protein MASCRIFMIIAIVAVFVPPILATEHMVGDKTGWTLGFNYETWAQGKAFHVGDTLVFKYTPGAHNVLSVNGTGFEDCKAADDIVPLTTGNDVVTLSTPGKKWYICSVPGHCESGNQKLFITVLPQLSSPASSPFPGPTDTSPSGAAGNIASTYYGLIAAIGGIFGMIMF; encoded by the exons ATGGCGTCTTGTAGGATATTCATGATCATCGCCATTGTTGCAGTCTTTGTTCCTCCAATCTTGGCAACAGAACATATGGTTGGTGACAAGACAGGATGGACCCTAGGCTTTAATTATGAAACTTGGGCTCAGGGAAAAGCATTTCACGTCGGAGACACACTAG TTTTCAAGTACACGCCAGGAGCACACAATGTGTTGAGCGTTAATGGAACTGGATTCGAAGACTGCAAGGCAGCTGATGATATTGTGCCCTTGACTACCGGAAATGATGTGGTTACACTCTCAACTCCAGGGAAGAAATGGTACATTTGCAGTGTGCCCGGACACTGTGAATCTGGGAACCAGAAACTTTTCATAACTGTGTTGCCTCAACTGTCATCTCCAGCATCATCACCTTTTCCCGGCCCAACTGACACCTCCCCATCCGGTGCAGCAGGCAACATTGCTTCTACATACTATGGGTTGATTGCGGCCATTGGAGGCATCTTTGGGATGatcatgttttaa
- the LOC118053315 gene encoding probable LRR receptor-like serine/threonine-protein kinase At1g05700, with the protein MSSLRVFTSRKKNFYFIRVDKGPLLVRASFYYGNYDRTLSPPSFDLLIDGNHRTKVITSLDQLVCYEVVYVVESDATSICLAQTQPDQFPFISALEVRSLDPKMFAYGASATVRCPDDVYDRIWVPYPMKLMYQKILRKPSCRMPLQPQAYKKAAIYMNLYFSEVTNLDTTQKRSFMIYIDNNPKSEPVIPPYGKVTEMLINYTASSNTSFSLVSTLDSTLPPLINAMEVFSVSDPLVVGTNSKDVGGLVDLQTQFSVLQGRYGDPCLPSPYTWDWISCSNDVIPHVTALDLSSFGLSGQLPDFSSMDSLVAMCDLHNNSLSGPIPDFLGAFPYLEELVSGNPGLCVSSKSCKPTSTDGSKSSPTPSSSSEKSNKLPIILGTTIPSSMISSAIVAFILHHRRKKAAIAAITAGNNPKMVNQFKAEMKKVFEMTNLGEMIYFLGMEVKQNQHGIFIGQQNNKTRYHEYPVGDFLNQAIALI; encoded by the exons ATGAGCAGTCTTAGGGTGTTCACCTCTCGGAAAAAGAATTTTTACTTTATCAGAGTCGACAAGGGTCCACTTCTTGTTCGTGCCAGCTTCTACTATGGAAATTACGACAGAACACTATCCCCTCCATCTTTTGATCTGCTTATTGATGGCAACCACCGGACCAAAGTCATTACCTCACTCGATCAACTTGTATGTTACGAGGTAGTCTATGTTGTCGAAAGTGACGCGACTAGCATCTGCCTTGCCCAAACACAACCTGACCAGTTTCCATTTATATCCGCACTTGAGGTTAGGAGCTTGGATCCTAAAAT GTTTGCTTATGGTGCGAGTGCAACTGTAAG GTGTCCGGATGATGTTTATGATCGCATTTGGGTTCCATATCCGATGAAGTTGATGTACCAGAAGATCCTCCGAAAGCCGTCTTGCAGAATGCCATTACAACCTCAAGCTT ATAAAAAAGCTGCAATCTACATGAACTTGTATTTCTCTGAAGTCACCAATCTCGATACCACCCAGAAGAGATCGTTTATGATTTACATCGATAACAACCCTAAATCAGAGCCCGTTATCCCACCTTATGGAAAAGTGACAGAAATGTTAATTAACTATACAGCTTCTTCAAACACCTCGTTTTCGTTGGTTTCCACCCTTGATTCTACACTTCCTCCGCTTATCAATGCCATGGAAGTCTTTTCTGTTAGCGATCCTCTAGTAGTTGGAACCAACAGCAAAGATG TGGGAGGTTTAGTTGATCTCCAAACGCAATTTAGTGTATTACAAGGGCGGTATGGTGATCCATGTCTCCCTTCTCCATATACATGGGACTGGATTAGCTGTAGCAATGACGTTATACCTCACGTAACAGCATT GGACCTTAGTAGCTTTGGTCTTTCAGGGCAACTTCCGGATTTTAGTTCCATGGATTCCCTTGTGGCAATGTG CGATTTGCACAATAATAGTTTAAGCGGACCTATTCCAGATTTCCTTGGAGCCTTTCCTTACCTCGAAGAACT GGTATCAGGAAATCCAGGCTTGTGTGTCTCCAGCAAGTCCTGTAAGCCAACAAGCACAGATGGCTCTAAGAGTTCACCAACTCCCTCAAGCAGCAGCGAAAAGAGTAACAAGCTTCCAATAATACTTGGAACCACAATTCCAAGCAGCATGATTTCGTCGGCTATAGTGGCATTTATATTGCACCACAGGAGAAAAAAAGCAGCCATAGCTGCAATCACCGCAG GAAACAATCCAAAAATGGTAAACCAATTCAAAGCAGAAATGAAGAAGGTTTTTGAAATGACAAACCTAGGTGAAATGATCTATTTTCTTGGCATGGAAGTGAAACAAAACCAGCACGGGATCTTCATTGGTCAACAAAA CAACAAGACTAGATATCATGAATATCCCGTAGGTGATTTTCTCAATCAAGCTATtgctttaatttga